The following are from one region of the Candidatus Hydrogenedentota bacterium genome:
- a CDS encoding Gfo/Idh/MocA family oxidoreductase, which produces MDKHALTRRAFLAAATTTALATATNCVNAARVVPRKISPNEKLNIAGVGIGGMGRGNIDACAVSENIVALCDVDSGYAGGTFKAYPQARRHTDYRKMFDAEGGKIDAVVIATPDHTHAVIAMEAVRRGKHVYCQKPLTHSIAEARALTLAAREAGVQTQMGNQGHSSDAIRRCWEWVRGGVIGPVREVHAWSDRPVGGDPWSDFPIMARPEETPPVPDTLDWDLWLGPAAARPYHPIYHPMSWRGFVDFGTGPLGDMGCHILDPAFWALDLACPESVQATTTHYEPKVSRETYPRACVVRYKFPARGDMPPLTLTWYDGRLKPPVPDGLPADYDFGGNGALFIGDKGFIRHGSHGAGGVHLLPEDFAKDAPQPPETLPRIPQTDGAHERDWLRACKTGEPASSSFEYGGPLTEMVLLGVAAIRRPDRRLEWDGPNMQITNDRLAQKLVDPPYREGWSL; this is translated from the coding sequence ATGGACAAGCACGCGCTGACCCGCAGGGCCTTTCTGGCCGCCGCCACCACCACCGCCCTGGCCACGGCCACCAACTGCGTGAACGCCGCGCGGGTGGTGCCGCGCAAGATATCGCCCAACGAGAAGCTTAACATCGCGGGCGTCGGCATCGGCGGCATGGGCCGGGGGAACATTGACGCCTGCGCCGTGTCGGAGAACATCGTGGCGCTGTGCGATGTGGACTCCGGCTATGCCGGGGGCACGTTCAAGGCCTACCCGCAGGCGCGGCGGCACACGGACTACCGGAAGATGTTCGACGCGGAGGGGGGCAAGATTGACGCGGTGGTCATCGCCACGCCGGACCACACCCACGCGGTCATCGCCATGGAGGCGGTGCGGCGCGGGAAGCATGTCTACTGCCAAAAGCCGCTCACGCACAGCATCGCCGAGGCGCGCGCCCTCACCCTGGCCGCGCGCGAGGCCGGGGTGCAGACGCAGATGGGCAACCAGGGGCACTCGTCCGACGCCATCCGCCGCTGCTGGGAGTGGGTGCGGGGAGGGGTGATCGGCCCGGTGCGCGAGGTGCACGCCTGGAGCGACCGGCCCGTGGGCGGCGACCCCTGGTCGGACTTCCCCATCATGGCGCGCCCGGAGGAGACGCCGCCTGTGCCGGACACGCTGGACTGGGACCTCTGGCTCGGCCCCGCCGCCGCGCGCCCCTACCATCCCATCTACCATCCCATGTCTTGGCGCGGTTTTGTGGACTTCGGCACGGGGCCTCTGGGCGACATGGGCTGCCACATTCTCGACCCGGCCTTCTGGGCACTGGACCTCGCCTGCCCCGAAAGCGTGCAGGCGACGACCACGCACTACGAGCCGAAGGTGAGCCGGGAAACCTATCCCCGCGCCTGCGTGGTGCGGTACAAGTTCCCGGCGCGGGGCGACATGCCGCCCCTTACGCTCACCTGGTACGACGGGCGGCTGAAGCCGCCCGTGCCGGACGGGCTCCCCGCAGACTACGATTTCGGGGGCAACGGCGCGCTCTTCATCGGCGACAAGGGGTTCATCCGCCACGGTTCGCACGGGGCGGGGGGTGTCCACCTGCTGCCCGAAGACTTCGCCAAGGACGCGCCCCAGCCGCCGGAAACGTTGCCGCGCATCCCCCAGACCGACGGCGCGCACGAGCGCGACTGGCTGCGCGCCTGCAAGACGGGCGAGCCCGCCTCGTCGAGTTTCGAGTACGGCGGACCGCTCACGGAGATGGTGCTTCTCGGCGTGGCGGCCATCCGCCGCCCGGACCGCCGCCTCGAATGGGACGGGCCGAACATGCAAATCACCAATGACCGTCTTGCGCAGAAACTCGTGGACCCACCCTATCGTGAGGGCTGGTCGCTGTAA